In Campylobacter sp. 2014D-0216, the following proteins share a genomic window:
- a CDS encoding AI-2E family transporter translates to MKSSNFFLISFILIILFWVLYLFKPFLMNIAIASLMAVSTSNVNIKFLNIFKGKKVMAATATTAFMLAMFFIPFVYAIIELAKAAKGFDMSYFHNTIEYFKNYSLHLPESLSFIEPKIKETLASIDLNSISKNILTYLSSATKLGTKFLTDMVLICVFYFFANLYGAQLIGYIKTIVPMKKEETQGILSEVSNVMSVVFYSMVLNAILQGVLFAIITKFYGYDAILMGILFCFSSLIPVVGGALVYVPVSLYEFANNNLSGALLIFIYSVVMISFIADTLVKPYIIKWINTKLVQIPTQINELLIFFAMIAGISSFGFWGIILGPAILTFFISTLKLYVILKEKHFV, encoded by the coding sequence ATGAAAAGTAGTAACTTTTTCTTGATTAGCTTTATCTTGATCATTTTATTTTGGGTGCTTTATTTATTTAAACCCTTTTTGATGAATATCGCCATAGCGAGCTTAATGGCTGTATCTACTTCTAATGTAAATATTAAATTTCTCAACATCTTTAAAGGCAAAAAAGTTATGGCAGCCACTGCTACTACTGCATTTATGTTAGCGATGTTTTTTATACCTTTTGTTTATGCCATTATCGAATTAGCAAAAGCGGCAAAGGGTTTTGATATGAGTTATTTCCACAATACCATAGAATATTTTAAAAACTACTCTTTGCATTTACCAGAATCTTTAAGCTTTATAGAACCAAAAATCAAAGAAACCCTAGCAAGTATTGATTTAAATTCTATCTCTAAAAATATCTTAACTTATCTTTCAAGTGCAACTAAGTTAGGTACGAAATTTTTAACTGATATGGTGTTAATTTGTGTGTTTTATTTCTTTGCTAATCTCTATGGAGCCCAACTCATTGGCTATATCAAAACCATCGTCCCTATGAAAAAAGAAGAAACTCAAGGTATTTTAAGTGAGGTAAGCAATGTCATGTCTGTAGTGTTTTACTCTATGGTGCTTAATGCTATCTTACAAGGAGTGCTTTTTGCTATCATTACTAAATTTTATGGTTATGATGCGATTTTAATGGGGATATTATTTTGCTTTAGTTCTTTAATCCCTGTAGTGGGAGGGGCTTTGGTTTATGTACCTGTTTCTTTATATGAATTTGCAAACAACAATCTAAGCGGTGCTTTGTTGATTTTTATCTATAGCGTAGTGATGATATCTTTCATCGCAGATACCCTAGTAAAACCCTACATCATCAAATGGATCAATACAAAACTAGTTCAAATTCCAACACAAATCAATGAACTTTTGATTTTCTTTGCAATGATAGCAGGAATCTCAAGCTTTGGTTTTTGGGGTATTATCCTTGGACCTGCCATTTTAACTTTCTTTATCTCTACCTTAAAATTATACGTAATTTTAAAAGAAAAGCACTTTGTATAA
- a CDS encoding histidine phosphotransferase, whose protein sequence is MGILEQLEIEYELEEIERFLYFFRSLCDVLEPLIVKLSSDSLKYKEALKDLEQNIHNVVWAAKRLNLDEIANFCTFCEEIMQEAAKLDGPASDEFVDWMFLVGEQLDKYCSDYEKNASFLSVFNPQIANVPDKISQ, encoded by the coding sequence ATGGGAATTTTAGAGCAATTAGAGATAGAATACGAGCTTGAAGAAATCGAGCGTTTTTTGTATTTTTTTAGAAGTCTTTGCGATGTTTTAGAGCCTTTGATTGTAAAGTTAAGCAGTGATAGCTTAAAATACAAAGAAGCCTTAAAAGACTTAGAGCAAAACATTCACAATGTAGTTTGGGCTGCTAAAAGACTAAATTTAGATGAGATTGCAAATTTTTGCACATTTTGTGAAGAGATTATGCAAGAAGCAGCTAAATTGGATGGCCCTGCTAGTGATGAATTTGTGGATTGGATGTTTTTAGTGGGTGAACAGCTAGATAAGTATTGCAGTGATTATGAAAAAAATGCTTCTTTTTTAAGTGTGTTTAATCCTCAGATTGCAAATGTTCCGGATAAAATTTCTCAATAA
- the ruvB gene encoding Holliday junction branch migration DNA helicase RuvB, translated as MDRIVEIEKFSPDETYETSLRPSNFDGYIGQENIKKNLEIFIKAAKKRNECLDHILFSGPAGLGKTTLANIISYEMNANIKTTAAPMIEKSGDLAAILTNLSEGDILFIDEIHRLSPAIEEVLYPAMEDFRLDIIIGSGPAAQTIKIDLPKFTLIGATTRAGMLSNPLRDRFGMQFRLEFYKNEELAIILEKAALKLNKTCEKKASLEIAKRSRSTPRIALRLLKRVRDFADVNDEDIISEKRAKEALDSLGVNELGFDAMDLRYLELLTDAKRKPIGLSSIAAALSEDENTIEDVIEPYLLANGYIERTAKGRIASLKSFDVLKLKYNKGLFDEK; from the coding sequence ATGGATAGAATTGTAGAGATTGAAAAATTTTCCCCCGATGAAACATATGAAACTAGCTTAAGACCTTCAAATTTTGATGGTTATATAGGACAAGAAAATATTAAGAAAAATTTAGAAATTTTCATCAAAGCCGCTAAAAAAAGAAATGAATGCTTAGATCATATCCTTTTTAGTGGACCTGCAGGACTTGGCAAAACAACTTTGGCTAATATCATCTCATATGAAATGAATGCCAACATCAAAACCACCGCTGCACCTATGATAGAAAAAAGCGGGGATTTAGCTGCGATTTTAACCAATCTTAGCGAAGGGGATATTTTATTTATCGATGAAATTCATCGTTTAAGTCCTGCTATAGAAGAAGTACTTTACCCTGCCATGGAAGATTTTCGTCTTGATATTATCATTGGTAGCGGACCTGCTGCACAAACGATAAAAATCGATCTACCTAAATTTACACTCATTGGCGCTACTACAAGAGCTGGTATGCTAAGCAATCCTTTACGCGATCGCTTTGGTATGCAATTTCGTTTAGAATTTTATAAAAATGAAGAACTTGCCATCATCTTAGAAAAAGCAGCCTTAAAACTCAACAAAACTTGTGAAAAAAAAGCTTCTTTAGAGATAGCCAAACGCAGCCGTTCTACCCCAAGGATCGCATTAAGGTTGCTTAAGCGTGTTAGAGATTTTGCTGATGTTAATGATGAAGATATCATTAGCGAAAAAAGAGCTAAAGAAGCACTGGATTCTTTAGGAGTAAATGAGCTAGGTTTTGATGCAATGGACTTAAGATACCTAGAACTTTTAACCGATGCTAAAAGAAAACCTATAGGGCTTTCTAGCATAGCTGCTGCATTAAGCGAAGATGAAAACACTATCGAAGATGTGATAGAACCTTACTTGCTAGCAAATGGCTATATAGAAAGAACCGCTAAAGGTCGCATTGCGAGTTTAAAAAGCTTTGATGTGTTAAAACTAAAATATAACAAAGGTTTGTTTGATGAAAAGTAG